One window from the genome of Roseomonas haemaphysalidis encodes:
- a CDS encoding NADP-dependent malic enzyme has translation MDEDFRKAALDYHRLPRPGKLSIEPTKRMATQRDLALAYSPGVAAACEAIAADPQAAYEMTARGNMVAVITNGTAVLGLGAIGALASKPVMEGKAVLFKKFAGIDSIDLEVEQRDPQKFIDAVAVLEPSFGAINLEDIKAPECFVIEEQLRARMNIPVFHDDQHGTAIIVASAVRNGLLVQGKELADAKIVTSGGGAAALACLNLLVEMGAKRENITVCDIKGVVYTGRTELMDPYKDRYARDTTERTLQDALPGADVFLGLSAPRVLKAEWLPLLAPKPLVLALANPEPEILPEAVRAVRPDAIVATGRSDYPNQVNNVLCFPFIFRGALDAGATTINEAMKVAAVEAIARLARIEASEVVAAAYGGHAPVFGPDYIIPKPFDPRLILEIAPAVARAAMDSGVATRPIEDFAAYREVLERFVYRSGDLMRPVVFAAKKQPRRIAYSEGEDERVLRAVQSVLDDELAEPVLIGRREVIESKVRAMGLRMDLTESVKVVDPSEDTALLAELTEVYRAKVARRGVPADSCERVVRTRPATAAALLLETGRVDAALVGGLGEWMRQWHQAYDVIGKRDDVKRVYALTSVILPAGTLFFVDTHLLVDPTAEQVAEMTLLAAEQVRAFGLAPKAALLSHSSFGASQAPSARKMREALRLIRAADPALEVDGEMHADAALVQAVRERQVTDSPLTEGANLLVFPNLDAANIAYSLVKATGDGLQLGPVLLGMRKPIHVLVPSVTARGIANLTALAVTQVAGPASGN, from the coding sequence ATGGACGAAGACTTCCGCAAAGCCGCGCTCGACTATCACCGCCTGCCGCGGCCTGGGAAGCTCAGCATCGAGCCGACCAAGCGCATGGCGACGCAGCGTGACCTGGCGCTGGCCTATTCCCCCGGCGTGGCCGCCGCCTGCGAGGCGATCGCCGCCGATCCCCAGGCCGCCTACGAGATGACGGCCCGCGGCAACATGGTCGCGGTGATCACCAACGGCACCGCCGTGCTGGGCCTCGGCGCCATTGGCGCGCTGGCTTCCAAGCCCGTGATGGAGGGCAAGGCGGTGCTCTTCAAGAAGTTCGCCGGCATCGATTCCATCGACCTGGAGGTCGAGCAGCGCGACCCGCAGAAGTTCATCGACGCCGTGGCGGTGCTGGAGCCCTCCTTCGGCGCCATCAACCTGGAAGACATCAAGGCCCCCGAGTGCTTCGTGATCGAGGAGCAGCTCAGGGCGCGGATGAACATCCCCGTCTTCCATGACGACCAGCACGGCACCGCCATCATCGTGGCCAGCGCCGTGCGCAACGGCCTGCTGGTGCAGGGCAAGGAGCTGGCGGACGCCAAGATCGTCACCTCCGGTGGCGGCGCGGCGGCGCTGGCCTGCCTCAACCTGCTGGTTGAGATGGGCGCCAAGCGCGAGAACATCACGGTCTGCGACATCAAGGGCGTGGTCTACACCGGCCGCACCGAGCTGATGGACCCCTACAAGGACCGCTACGCCCGCGACACGACGGAACGCACCCTGCAGGACGCGCTGCCCGGCGCCGACGTGTTCCTGGGCCTGTCCGCCCCACGCGTGCTGAAGGCCGAGTGGCTGCCGCTGCTGGCGCCCAAGCCCCTGGTGCTGGCGCTGGCCAACCCGGAGCCGGAGATCCTGCCGGAGGCGGTGCGCGCCGTGCGGCCGGACGCCATCGTGGCCACCGGCCGGTCGGACTACCCCAACCAGGTCAACAACGTCCTGTGCTTCCCCTTCATCTTCCGCGGCGCGCTGGACGCGGGGGCGACCACCATCAACGAGGCGATGAAGGTCGCCGCCGTGGAGGCCATCGCGCGCCTGGCACGGATCGAGGCGTCGGAGGTGGTGGCGGCGGCCTATGGCGGCCACGCGCCGGTGTTCGGCCCCGACTACATCATCCCCAAGCCCTTTGATCCCCGGCTGATCCTGGAGATCGCCCCCGCCGTGGCGCGCGCCGCCATGGACAGCGGCGTCGCCACCCGCCCGATCGAGGACTTCGCCGCTTATCGCGAGGTGCTGGAGCGCTTCGTGTACCGCTCCGGCGACCTGATGCGCCCGGTGGTCTTCGCCGCCAAAAAGCAGCCGCGCCGCATCGCCTATTCCGAGGGCGAGGACGAGCGGGTGCTGCGCGCCGTGCAGTCCGTGCTGGACGACGAGCTGGCCGAGCCCGTGCTGATCGGCCGGCGCGAGGTGATCGAGAGCAAGGTCCGCGCCATGGGCCTGCGCATGGACCTGACGGAAAGCGTCAAGGTCGTGGACCCGTCCGAGGACACCGCCCTGCTGGCGGAGCTGACGGAGGTCTACCGCGCCAAGGTCGCCCGCCGCGGCGTGCCGGCCGATAGCTGCGAGCGCGTGGTGCGTACCCGCCCCGCCACCGCCGCCGCCCTGCTCCTGGAAACCGGCCGCGTGGACGCCGCGCTGGTCGGCGGCCTGGGCGAGTGGATGCGGCAATGGCACCAGGCCTATGACGTGATCGGCAAGCGCGACGACGTGAAGCGCGTCTACGCCTTGACCAGCGTCATCCTGCCCGCCGGCACGCTGTTCTTCGTGGACACCCACCTGCTGGTGGACCCCACGGCCGAGCAGGTGGCGGAGATGACGCTGCTGGCGGCCGAGCAGGTGCGCGCCTTCGGCCTGGCGCCCAAGGCGGCGCTGTTGTCGCATTCCTCCTTTGGCGCCAGCCAAGCCCCCTCCGCCCGCAAGATGCGCGAGGCTCTGCGGCTGATCCGCGCCGCCGACCCCGCGCTGGAGGTGGATGGCGAGATGCACGCCGACGCCGCGCTGGTGCAGGCGGTGCGCGAGCGGCAGGTGACGGACAGCCCGCTGACGGAAGGCGCCAACCTGCTGGTCTTCCCCAACCTGGATGCCGCCAACATCGCCTATTCCCTGGTCAAGGCCACCGGCGACGGCCTGCAGCTCGGGCCGGTGCTGCTGGGCATGCGCAAGCCCATCCATGTGCTGGTGCCCAGCGTCACGGCGCGCGGCATCGCCAACCTCACGGCCCTGGCGGTGACGCAGGTGGCAGGGCCGGCCAGCGGGAACTGA
- a CDS encoding Ldh family oxidoreductase, with the protein MTTDPRFDAAAMRAFATDLFAAAGIARGKAAVMAEILVEADLLGHVTHGLALVPKYLDDVPGGILARDGEPEVISDRGACVAWNGHGLPGAWLVTRALDLAFERVAQHGTVSIAIAESHHIGALAVYPLRAAERGLLAILHSSAPGNGSVAPFGARTGVLAPDPVAAAWPTGGDPVVLDISASITTANLSARMAKEGAQFEHEWLLDAEGNPSRDPAVLGQGGTILPTGGLHHGQKGYAQALLTEALTQGLSGRGRREGAAGMRAALFLQVIDPAAFAGLDAFQAQTGHTAAACRAASPRPGWPAVRLPGEKGLGLRRAALAGGVPLAERITAPLAELAAKHGLSMPQPMS; encoded by the coding sequence ATGACCACCGACCCGCGCTTCGACGCCGCCGCCATGCGTGCCTTCGCCACCGACCTGTTCGCCGCCGCCGGCATCGCGCGCGGCAAGGCGGCGGTGATGGCGGAGATCCTGGTGGAGGCCGACCTGCTGGGCCACGTCACGCACGGGCTGGCGCTGGTGCCGAAATACCTGGACGACGTGCCCGGCGGCATTCTGGCCCGTGACGGCGAGCCGGAGGTGATCTCCGACCGCGGCGCCTGCGTCGCCTGGAACGGCCACGGGCTGCCGGGGGCCTGGCTGGTGACGCGCGCGCTGGATCTGGCCTTTGAGCGGGTGGCGCAACACGGCACGGTCAGCATCGCCATCGCCGAAAGCCACCACATCGGCGCGCTGGCCGTATACCCGCTGCGCGCGGCGGAACGCGGGCTGCTGGCCATCCTGCACAGCAGCGCACCGGGCAATGGCAGCGTCGCGCCCTTTGGCGCGCGCACCGGCGTGCTGGCGCCGGACCCGGTGGCGGCGGCCTGGCCCACCGGCGGGGACCCGGTGGTGCTGGACATCAGTGCCTCCATCACCACCGCCAACCTCAGCGCGCGCATGGCCAAGGAAGGTGCGCAGTTCGAACATGAATGGCTGCTGGATGCCGAGGGCAACCCGTCGCGCGACCCGGCGGTGCTGGGGCAGGGCGGCACCATCCTGCCGACCGGCGGGCTGCATCATGGCCAAAAGGGCTATGCCCAGGCCCTGCTGACCGAGGCCCTGACCCAGGGCCTGTCCGGGCGCGGCCGCAGGGAGGGCGCGGCGGGCATGCGCGCGGCGCTGTTTCTGCAGGTGATCGACCCCGCCGCCTTTGCGGGGCTGGACGCCTTCCAGGCACAAACCGGCCACACGGCGGCGGCCTGCCGTGCCGCGTCGCCACGCCCGGGCTGGCCCGCCGTGCGCCTGCCGGGCGAAAAGGGGCTGGGGCTGCGCCGCGCCGCACTGGCCGGGGGCGTGCCGCTGGCCGAACGCATCACCGCGCCGCTGGCCGAGCTGGCGGCGAAGCACGGCCTGAGCATGCCGCAGCCGATGTCATGA
- the galU gene encoding UTP--glucose-1-phosphate uridylyltransferase GalU, with product MTKPLKKAVLPVAGLGTRFLPATKALAKEMLPVVDKPLIQYAVDEARAAGIEQFCFVTGRGKTAIVEHFDVAYELERTLKERGKDKELAELHAQAVAPGSISTVRQQVPMGLGHAIWCARTFIGDDPFAILLPDDLMQCEVSCTKQLADAYRETGGNVVAIEEVPMERVNKYGVLDIAEDKGRLVSVKGLVEKPPVDKAPSNLTVIGRYVLMPEVVPFLALMEKGAGGEVQLTDAMAKLIPTQPFHGLRYEGRRFDCGDKIGYLEAQLAFALARPDLAEAVRGFLPRYV from the coding sequence GTGACGAAACCGCTGAAGAAGGCCGTGCTGCCCGTTGCCGGCCTTGGCACGCGCTTCCTGCCCGCCACCAAGGCGCTGGCCAAGGAAATGCTGCCGGTCGTCGACAAGCCGCTGATCCAGTATGCCGTCGATGAGGCGCGCGCCGCCGGCATCGAGCAGTTCTGCTTTGTCACCGGCCGCGGCAAGACCGCGATCGTCGAGCATTTCGACGTGGCCTACGAGCTGGAGCGCACCCTGAAGGAGCGCGGCAAGGACAAGGAGCTGGCCGAGCTGCATGCCCAGGCCGTGGCCCCCGGCTCCATCTCCACCGTGCGCCAGCAGGTGCCCATGGGCCTCGGCCACGCCATCTGGTGCGCCCGCACCTTTATCGGCGACGACCCCTTCGCCATCCTGCTGCCCGACGACCTGATGCAGTGCGAGGTGTCCTGCACCAAGCAGCTGGCCGATGCTTACCGCGAAACCGGTGGCAACGTGGTGGCCATCGAGGAAGTGCCGATGGAGCGCGTCAACAAGTACGGCGTGCTGGACATCGCCGAGGACAAGGGCCGGCTGGTGTCCGTCAAGGGCTTGGTGGAAAAGCCGCCGGTCGACAAGGCGCCGTCCAACCTCACCGTCATCGGCCGCTACGTGCTAATGCCCGAGGTGGTGCCCTTTCTGGCCCTGATGGAAAAGGGTGCCGGCGGCGAGGTGCAGCTGACCGACGCCATGGCCAAGCTGATCCCGACCCAGCCCTTCCATGGGCTGCGCTACGAAGGCCGCCGCTTCGACTGCGGCGACAAGATCGGCTACCTGGAGGCGCAGCTGGCCTTCGCGCTGGCCCGCCCCGACCTTGCGGAAGCCGTGCGCGGCTTCCTGCCCCGCTACGTGTAA
- the pgmG gene encoding phosphoglucomutase/phosphomannomutase PgmG → MTAFRHDFHPTSLREYDIRGIVGQTLSGADAFAIGRCFGSIVAKQGGRKVAVGYDGRLSSPELETQLVAGLVACGLEVARIGCGPTPMLYFASYELKADGAVMVTGSHNPPDYNGFKMMLGKKPFFGQQIQQIGQMAASGDVVAEASGSSTQVDVSDAYVARLLKDYDGGDRALNVVWDPGNGSGAEITKRLVAKLPGKHTVINGEIDGRFPNHHPDPTVLKNLEQIIAEVAKQGADLGIAFDGDADRIGAVDGEGNMLFGDQLLVVLARDVLKAHPGGTIIADVKASQVLFDEVDKAGGQSLMWKTGHSLIKAKMAETGSPLAGEMSGHIFFNDKWYGFDDAPYAAIRLLGIVARAGESLAQMRDALPKVLNTPELRFNCADERKFGVIQEVKARLAASGANVNDVDGVRVLTEDGWWLLRASNTQAVLVARAEAKTEEGLDRLKKLLAEQVEASGLQAPDFSGENAGH, encoded by the coding sequence ATGACAGCCTTCCGCCACGACTTCCACCCGACCTCGCTGCGCGAGTACGACATCCGCGGCATTGTCGGCCAGACGCTGTCCGGCGCGGATGCCTTCGCCATCGGCCGCTGCTTCGGCAGCATCGTGGCCAAGCAGGGCGGGCGGAAGGTGGCAGTGGGCTATGACGGCCGCCTGTCCTCGCCCGAGCTGGAAACCCAGCTGGTCGCCGGCCTCGTGGCCTGCGGGCTGGAAGTGGCGCGCATCGGCTGCGGCCCCACGCCGATGCTCTACTTCGCCTCCTACGAATTGAAGGCCGACGGCGCCGTGATGGTGACCGGCAGCCACAACCCGCCGGACTACAACGGCTTCAAGATGATGCTGGGCAAGAAGCCGTTCTTCGGCCAGCAGATCCAGCAGATCGGCCAGATGGCGGCCAGCGGCGACGTGGTGGCCGAGGCCTCCGGCTCCTCCACCCAGGTGGACGTGTCGGATGCCTATGTCGCCCGCCTGCTCAAGGACTACGACGGCGGCGACCGCGCGCTGAACGTGGTCTGGGACCCCGGCAACGGCTCGGGCGCCGAGATCACCAAGCGTCTCGTCGCCAAGCTGCCCGGCAAGCACACCGTCATCAACGGCGAGATCGACGGCCGCTTCCCCAACCACCACCCCGACCCGACCGTACTGAAGAACCTCGAGCAGATCATCGCCGAGGTGGCCAAGCAGGGCGCCGACCTCGGCATCGCCTTCGATGGCGACGCCGACCGCATCGGCGCCGTGGACGGCGAGGGCAACATGCTGTTCGGCGACCAGCTTCTCGTGGTGCTGGCGCGCGACGTGCTGAAGGCCCACCCGGGCGGCACCATCATCGCCGACGTCAAGGCGAGCCAGGTGTTGTTCGACGAAGTGGACAAGGCCGGCGGCCAGTCGCTGATGTGGAAAACCGGCCACAGCCTGATCAAGGCCAAGATGGCCGAAACCGGCTCGCCGCTGGCCGGCGAGATGTCGGGCCACATCTTCTTCAACGACAAGTGGTATGGCTTCGACGACGCGCCCTACGCCGCCATCCGCCTGCTGGGCATCGTGGCGCGCGCCGGCGAGAGCCTGGCCCAGATGCGCGACGCGCTGCCCAAGGTGCTCAACACCCCCGAGCTGCGATTCAACTGCGCGGACGAGCGCAAGTTCGGCGTGATCCAGGAAGTGAAGGCCCGCCTCGCGGCGTCCGGCGCCAATGTCAACGACGTGGACGGCGTGCGCGTGCTGACCGAGGACGGCTGGTGGCTGCTGCGCGCCTCCAACACCCAGGCGGTGCTGGTGGCCCGCGCCGAGGCGAAGACCGAGGAAGGGCTGGACCGACTGAAGAAGCTGCTGGCCGAGCAGGTCGAGGCGTCGGGGCTGCAGGCGCCGGATTTCTCGGGCGAGAACGCGGGGCACTGA
- a CDS encoding carboxymuconolactone decarboxylase family protein → MSLDALRNRLPEYAKDLKLNLGSLATEPVLDQQKLAGTFVASAMATGNAEVIKAIVAEFGPKLSAEALTAAKAAAGIMGMNNVYYRFVHLVGGDYATLPAKLRMNVIGKPGVDKVDFELWSLAVSAINGCGMCMESHEKVVKHGGVTTEQVQAAVRVASVVNAAASVLTAEDAIAA, encoded by the coding sequence ATGTCGCTGGACGCCCTGCGCAACCGCCTGCCCGAATATGCCAAAGACCTGAAGCTGAACCTGGGCAGCTTGGCGACCGAGCCGGTGCTGGACCAGCAGAAGCTCGCCGGCACCTTCGTGGCCAGCGCCATGGCCACCGGCAATGCCGAGGTGATCAAGGCGATCGTCGCCGAGTTCGGTCCCAAGCTGTCGGCCGAGGCGCTGACGGCGGCCAAGGCCGCCGCCGGCATCATGGGCATGAACAACGTCTATTACCGCTTCGTGCACCTAGTGGGCGGCGACTACGCGACCCTGCCGGCGAAGCTCCGCATGAACGTCATCGGCAAGCCGGGCGTCGACAAGGTCGACTTCGAGCTCTGGTCGCTTGCCGTGTCGGCCATCAACGGCTGCGGCATGTGCATGGAAAGCCACGAGAAGGTGGTGAAGCACGGCGGCGTGACGACCGAGCAGGTGCAGGCCGCCGTGCGCGTCGCTTCCGTGGTGAATGCCGCCGCCAGCGTCCTGACGGCTGAGGACGCAATTGCGGCATAA
- a CDS encoding UDP-glucose dehydrogenase family protein, translating to MRIAMLGAGYVGLVSGACFAEFGVDVCIVDTDPAKIEALKQGRIPIYEPGLDRLVEENARDGRLTFTTELKEAMRGADAVFLAVGTPTRRGDGHADLTYVFAAAEQVAKAAEGPLVLVTKSTVPVGTGRKIEEIVRNARPDGQIEVASNPEFLREGSAIGDFMRPDRVVIGVESERAAAVLKRLYRPLYLIETPVVQTSLETAELIKYAANAFLAVKITFINQMADLCEKAGANVHDVARGMGLDGRIGRKFLHAGPGYGGSCFPKDTLALARTAQELGAPVTIVEQTITANDTRKEQMAQRVIDALGGSVAGKTIGILGLTFKPETDDMRDAPSLVIVPALIAAGAKLRAYDPQPGHARQVLPADLHFASSAMDAVQGADAVMLITEWNEFRALSPEKLRAAMKGKVVCDLRNVWDPAQMREAGFSYSSIGRP from the coding sequence ATGCGGATTGCGATGCTGGGGGCCGGCTATGTCGGCCTCGTCTCAGGTGCGTGCTTTGCCGAGTTCGGCGTCGATGTCTGCATCGTCGACACCGACCCGGCCAAGATCGAGGCCCTCAAGCAGGGGCGTATCCCCATCTACGAGCCGGGCCTCGACCGGCTGGTGGAGGAGAACGCCCGTGACGGTCGCCTGACCTTCACCACCGAGCTGAAGGAAGCCATGCGCGGCGCCGACGCCGTGTTCCTGGCCGTCGGCACGCCGACGCGCCGGGGCGACGGCCACGCCGACCTCACCTACGTCTTCGCCGCCGCCGAGCAGGTGGCCAAGGCAGCCGAGGGCCCGCTGGTCCTGGTGACCAAGTCCACCGTACCCGTCGGCACCGGCCGCAAGATCGAGGAGATCGTGCGCAACGCCCGCCCCGACGGGCAGATCGAGGTGGCGTCCAACCCCGAGTTCCTGCGCGAAGGCAGCGCGATCGGCGATTTCATGCGTCCGGACCGCGTGGTGATCGGCGTGGAGTCGGAGCGCGCGGCGGCGGTGCTGAAGCGCCTGTACCGCCCGCTCTACCTGATCGAGACGCCGGTGGTGCAGACCTCGCTGGAAACGGCGGAGCTGATCAAGTACGCGGCCAACGCCTTCCTGGCGGTGAAGATCACCTTCATCAACCAGATGGCCGACCTGTGCGAAAAGGCCGGCGCCAACGTGCACGACGTGGCGCGCGGCATGGGGCTGGATGGCCGCATCGGCCGCAAGTTCCTGCACGCGGGCCCCGGCTACGGCGGCTCCTGCTTTCCCAAGGACACGCTGGCGCTGGCCCGCACGGCGCAGGAGCTGGGCGCGCCCGTCACCATCGTCGAGCAGACCATCACCGCCAACGACACCCGCAAGGAGCAGATGGCGCAGCGCGTCATCGATGCGCTGGGTGGCTCGGTCGCGGGCAAGACCATCGGCATCCTGGGCCTGACCTTCAAGCCCGAGACGGATGACATGCGGGACGCGCCCTCGCTGGTGATCGTTCCCGCGCTGATCGCCGCCGGCGCCAAGCTGCGGGCCTACGACCCGCAGCCGGGCCACGCGCGGCAGGTGCTGCCGGCCGATCTGCATTTCGCCAGCTCCGCCATGGACGCGGTGCAGGGCGCCGATGCGGTGATGCTGATCACCGAATGGAACGAGTTCCGCGCCTTGTCGCCCGAGAAGCTGCGCGCGGCGATGAAGGGCAAGGTGGTCTGCGACCTGCGCAACGTCTGGGACCCCGCCCAGATGCGCGAGGCCGGCTTCAGCTATTCCTCCATCGGCCGCCCCTGA
- the lipB gene encoding lipoyl(octanoyl) transferase LipB, with protein MTDDNLTQTLPLLDWRVEDGLTDYPAALAAMEARIAAIRAGTATEQVWLVEHPPTYTAGTSATPEGLVDARFPTFKAGRGGEWTYHGPGQRTGYVMLDLTRPHGRVPARDIRAFVQALEEWMIRTLARFNVRGERREGRIGIWVADPKRGGESKIGAIGVRVTRWVSWHGIGLNVEPDLSHFGGIVPCGIREHGVTSLWDLGVTATMDEVDAALKGCWDEVFGEG; from the coding sequence ATGACCGACGATAATCTCACGCAAACGCTTCCGCTGCTCGACTGGCGGGTTGAGGACGGGCTGACCGACTACCCCGCCGCCCTGGCCGCCATGGAAGCGCGCATTGCCGCCATCCGCGCCGGCACGGCGACGGAGCAGGTCTGGCTGGTGGAGCACCCGCCCACCTACACCGCCGGCACCTCCGCCACGCCGGAAGGGCTGGTGGATGCCCGCTTCCCGACCTTCAAGGCCGGGCGGGGCGGGGAATGGACCTATCACGGCCCCGGCCAGCGCACCGGCTACGTGATGCTGGACCTGACCCGGCCGCACGGCCGCGTGCCCGCCCGCGACATCCGCGCCTTTGTGCAGGCGCTGGAGGAATGGATGATCCGGACGCTTGCGCGCTTCAACGTGCGGGGCGAGCGGCGCGAGGGCCGCATCGGCATCTGGGTGGCCGACCCCAAGCGCGGCGGCGAATCCAAGATCGGCGCCATCGGCGTGCGGGTGACGCGCTGGGTGAGCTGGCACGGCATCGGCCTGAACGTGGAGCCCGACCTGTCGCATTTCGGCGGCATCGTGCCCTGCGGCATCCGCGAGCATGGCGTCACCAGCCTGTGGGACCTGGGCGTCACCGCGACCATGGACGAGGTGGACGCGGCGCTGAAGGGGTGCTGGGACGAGGTGTTCGGCGAGGGCTGA
- a CDS encoding VWA domain-containing protein — protein MANLPAKPVTAAVAAFLKQADSVPALRPVAHRPGRLLFAVDATASRQAGWDLASHLQTEMFQAAAGLGGLEVSLAYWRGFGEFAATPFIADAATLARRMAEVTCLGGRTQLERALRHAVNEAARARLHALVLVGDAVEEDADTLCHLAGQLGVRGTPVFAFQEGSDPTAGTVMRQLARLSGGAHAPFGAGSAAALRDLLRAVGAFAAGGHAALARLDTAGARALLAQLPAPGA, from the coding sequence ATGGCGAACCTTCCGGCCAAGCCCGTCACCGCCGCCGTCGCGGCCTTTCTGAAGCAGGCCGATTCGGTGCCCGCGCTGCGCCCCGTGGCGCATCGCCCGGGGCGGCTGCTGTTCGCCGTCGATGCCACGGCCAGCCGCCAGGCGGGCTGGGACCTGGCCAGCCATTTGCAAACCGAGATGTTCCAGGCCGCCGCCGGGCTGGGCGGGCTGGAAGTCAGCCTGGCCTACTGGCGGGGCTTCGGTGAATTCGCCGCGACGCCCTTTATCGCCGATGCCGCCACGCTGGCGCGCCGCATGGCGGAAGTGACCTGCCTGGGCGGCCGCACGCAGCTGGAACGCGCCTTGCGGCACGCGGTGAACGAGGCCGCCAGGGCGCGGCTGCATGCCTTGGTTCTGGTGGGCGACGCGGTGGAGGAGGATGCCGACACCCTGTGCCACCTGGCTGGACAGCTGGGCGTGCGCGGCACCCCGGTCTTCGCCTTTCAGGAAGGTTCGGACCCGACGGCGGGCACGGTGATGCGGCAGCTGGCGCGGCTTTCGGGTGGTGCGCACGCGCCGTTCGGCGCTGGCAGCGCGGCGGCCTTGCGCGACCTGCTGCGGGCTGTGGGCGCTTTCGCGGCGGGCGGCCATGCGGCGCTGGCGCGGCTGGACACGGCGGGCGCGCGGGCCCTGCTGGCGCAGTTGCCGGCACCGGGAGCGTGA
- a CDS encoding J domain-containing protein, which yields MSWFLGGLAVVAAIGWLLHAFAHSGVARVKQGAKWLVAGLALIGVVLLVASGRGAALLGLLLPVLPWLWPALRRRWARRRFAAAAPAGDAATTLTTATLAMRLDPASGTLSGRVLAGPMAGRELAELSLQEARELLAACHAADPESVPLLESWLDRTAPHWRVTPDPMSPAATARAAALALLQLSEGASPAEIRAAHRRLMRAAHPDHGGDPGQAARLNQARDLLLGE from the coding sequence GTGAGCTGGTTTCTGGGCGGCCTGGCCGTGGTGGCGGCGATCGGCTGGCTGCTGCACGCCTTCGCGCATTCCGGCGTGGCGCGGGTGAAGCAGGGGGCCAAGTGGCTGGTGGCGGGCTTGGCGCTCATTGGCGTGGTGCTGCTGGTGGCCAGCGGCCGGGGCGCGGCCCTGCTGGGCTTGCTGTTGCCGGTGCTGCCCTGGCTGTGGCCCGCCTTGCGGCGCCGCTGGGCGCGCCGGCGCTTCGCCGCCGCCGCCCCGGCCGGGGACGCCGCCACCACCCTGACCACCGCCACCCTGGCCATGCGGCTGGACCCGGCCAGCGGCACCCTGTCCGGCCGCGTGCTGGCCGGGCCGATGGCCGGGCGGGAGCTGGCCGAGCTGTCGCTGCAGGAAGCGCGCGAATTACTGGCCGCCTGCCATGCCGCCGACCCGGAAAGCGTGCCCCTGCTGGAAAGCTGGCTGGACCGCACGGCGCCGCATTGGCGGGTCACGCCGGACCCGATGTCGCCCGCCGCCACGGCCCGCGCCGCAGCCCTGGCCCTGCTGCAGCTTTCTGAAGGCGCCAGCCCGGCCGAGATTCGCGCGGCGCACCGCCGGCTGATGCGCGCCGCGCATCCCGACCATGGCGGCGACCCGGGGCAGGCCGCCCGGCTGAACCAAGCGCGCGACCTGCTGCTTGGCGAGTGA
- a CDS encoding N-formylglutamate amidohydrolase: MDLPLSTLAEAQPGPVSLRRPPRQTAPVVFASPHSGRCYPAEFLAESRLDALAVRRSEDSFVDELFAAAPEHGMPLLAATFPRVYCDANREAWELDPAMFDGPLPPWVNSASPRVGAGLGTIARIVANGEPVYRRRLSFPAVESRIQRCWHPYHAALRRLIEETRAEFGCCLVIDCHSMPTHPLLGTQMPDMILGDAHGTACAPRAVRLVEEHLGERGYRVRRNDPYAGGFVTRHYGRPREQVHVLQIELARALYMNEATIERVPGMARLQADLGGLIAALSVTDWSFLRA; encoded by the coding sequence ATGGACCTTCCGCTTTCCACCCTCGCCGAGGCACAGCCCGGCCCCGTCTCGCTCCGCCGCCCGCCCCGCCAGACGGCGCCGGTGGTCTTCGCCTCGCCGCATTCCGGCCGCTGCTACCCGGCCGAGTTCCTGGCCGAAAGCCGGCTGGACGCGCTGGCCGTCCGCCGCTCGGAAGACAGCTTCGTGGACGAGCTGTTCGCCGCCGCGCCCGAGCATGGCATGCCGCTGCTGGCCGCCACCTTTCCCCGCGTCTATTGCGATGCCAACCGCGAGGCCTGGGAACTGGACCCGGCGATGTTCGATGGGCCGCTGCCGCCCTGGGTGAACAGCGCCAGCCCGCGCGTGGGCGCGGGACTCGGCACCATCGCCCGCATCGTCGCCAATGGTGAGCCGGTGTACCGCAGGCGCCTGTCCTTTCCGGCGGTGGAAAGCCGCATCCAACGGTGCTGGCACCCCTACCACGCGGCGCTGCGCCGGCTAATTGAGGAAACCCGCGCCGAGTTCGGCTGCTGCCTGGTGATCGACTGCCATTCCATGCCGACGCACCCTCTGCTCGGCACCCAGATGCCGGACATGATCCTGGGCGACGCGCACGGCACCGCCTGCGCGCCGCGCGCCGTGCGGCTGGTCGAGGAACACCTGGGGGAGCGCGGCTACCGCGTCCGGCGCAACGACCCCTATGCCGGCGGCTTCGTGACCCGCCACTACGGGCGCCCGCGGGAACAGGTGCATGTGCTGCAGATCGAGCTGGCGCGCGCGTTGTACATGAACGAGGCGACCATCGAGCGGGTGCCCGGCATGGCGCGGCTGCAGGCGGACCTGGGCGGCCTGATCGCGGCGCTGAGCGTGACGGACTGGTCGTTCCTGCGGGCCTAG